Proteins encoded in a region of the Ziziphus jujuba cultivar Dongzao chromosome 3, ASM3175591v1 genome:
- the LOC107403836 gene encoding protein NLP9 produces MEYPISSKEKGIENWASSRAQVESMASFDGGTRNSLAEDMFNNISEFMDFDNYAGWCDSSPAVDQMAASYGLPSYPSVSYAPMDAFNFTEQSIGSLPVAEAGGDFNLEKGPLNYGDKTVFQQVDNQYGLSSNSNVANESVTKQSDGSFQQNNVVDVANSIISRPPAVSLDEKMLKALSLFKESSGGGILAQVWVPMKHGDQYFLSTCERPYLLDHMLAGYREVSRLYRFSAEGKQGSFPGLPGRVFMSKIPEWTSNVGYYSKTEYLRADHAHNHQVRGSIALPVFDSEPEVSCCAVLELVTTKEKSNFDSEMEVVCRSLQAVNLRTSVPPRLLPQCLSENQKDALAEIVDVLRVVCHAHRLPLALTWIPCCYTEGAGKENMGLHVREGNKSSNGKSILCIEETACYVNDRAMLDFVRSCVENYLEEGQGLAGKALQSNVPFFFPDVKTYNIYEYPLVHHARKFGLNAAVAIRLRSTYTGDEDYILELFLPVNMTGALEQQLLLNNLSRTMQRICKSLRTVSETQLSGAGFSDIEFQKGSIQNFPIMSRGNSQNALSDSDVNSMEGMILNIPDQKNEGIEADIPCEQAVGGPRRQMEKKRNTAEKNVSLSVLQQYFSGSLKDAAKSIGVCPTTLKRICRQHGISRWPSRKINKVNRSLRKIQSVLDSVKGVEGGLKFDPTTGEFMATASVIQDFDTQKNLLFPEKIQSMRNPELITQHAVQATTVPFTEGEDFVIKLEEDEYCVGGNIPIQNSCEMESKKLNTPILNSNGSSMPISIDTGSNQPCTFVTRLQNCPENASLPSYIVKGVKQLSQNKYSMKLENSDWHFASRSSSSMAAADEMDAGGDDDDGILEHNQPTSSSMTDSSNGSGSMVNDCSSGSQGFDEHKHPKGKRNCVDGESKITVKATYKEDTIRFKFEPSAGCFQLYEEVARRFKLQNGTFQLKYLDDEEEWVMLVSESDLQECLEILDDIGTRTVKFQVRDKPCGLSSSGSSNCFLTGSS; encoded by the exons ATGGAATACCCTATTTCATCTAAAGAGAAGGGGATTGAGAATTGGGCATCTTCAAGAGCGCAGGTAGAGAGTATGGCTTCATTTGATGGTGGCACTAGGAATTCGTTGGCAGAGGATATGTTCAATAACATTTCAGAGTTCATGGATTTCGATAATTATGCTGGATGGTGCGATAGCTCACCAGCAGTAGATCAGATGGCTGCCTCTTATGGCTTGCCTTCATATCCATCGGTGTCTTACGCGCCTATGGATGCCTTCAACTTCACTGAACAGAGTATTGGGTCACTTCCTGTGGCTGAAGCTGGTGGAGATTTCAATTTAGAGAAGGGTCCCCTTAATTATGGAGACAAAACTGTGTTTCAGCAAGTGGACAACCAATATGGCTTGTCATCAaattctaatgttgctaatgaGTCAGTTACAAAACAAAGCGATGGCTCCTTTCAGCAAAATAATGTTGTGGATGTAGCAAATTCCATTATCTCTAGGCCGCCGGCGGTGTCACTTGATGAGAAAATGCTAAAGGCACTATCCTTGTTTAAAGAGTCTTCTGGCGGGGGAATTTTGGCGCAAGTCTGGGTTCCCATGAAGCATGGTGACCAGTACTTCTTGAGCACTTGTGAACGGCCCTATTTACTTGATCATATGCTTGCAGGATATCGTGAAGTGTCAAGGTTGTATAGATTCTCTGCAGAAGGGAAACAAGGCTCTTTCCCAGGGCTTCCTGGCCGTGTGTTTATGTCCAAAATTCCAGAGTGGACTTCGAATGTTGGTTATTACAGCAAGACTGAGTATCTGAGGGCAGATCATGCACATAATCATCAGGTCCGTGGTTCTATTGCCCTACCAGTTTTTGATTCTGAGCCTGAAGTGTCATGCTGTGCAGTTTTGGAACTTGTCACTACAAAAGAGAAATCCAATTTTGACTCAGAGATGGAAGTTGTTTGTCGCTCACTCCAG GCTGTGAATTTAAGGACCAGTGTGCCTCCTCGGCTTCTTCCCCAG TGCCTTTCCGAGAACCAAAAAGATGCATTAGCTGAGATTGTTGATGTTCTACGAGTTGTATGTCATGCACATAGACTACCACTAGCTTTAACATGGATTCCATGTTGTTATACTGAAGGAGCTGGTAAAGAAAATATGGGACTACACGTTAGAGAGGGTAACAAAAGTTCAAATGGAAAATCTATACTTTGCATTGAGGAAACGGCTTGTTATGTCAATGATAGAGCAATGCTAGATTTTGTGCGTTCATGTGTGGAAAATTATCTTGAGGAAGGGCAAGGTTTAGCTGGAAAAGCCCTTCAATCAAATGTTCCCTTCTTCTTTCCTGATGtgaaaacatataatatatatgagtaTCCACTTGTTCATCATGCACGGAAATTTGGTTTGAATGCTGCTGTGGCAATCAGGCTAAGGAGCACCTACACAGGTGATGAAGATTACATATTAGAGTTATTTCTCCCTGTCAACATGACGGGGGCTTtggagcaacaacttttgttaaacAACCTCTCCAGAACCATGCAGAGAATATGCAAGAGCTTGAGAACAGTTTCAGAGACACAATTAAGTGGGGCAGGATTCTCTGATATTGAATTTCAGAAGGGATCAATTCAAAACTTCCCTATTATGTCAAGGGGAAATTCACAAAATGCATTATCAGATAGTGATGTGAATTCCATGGAGGGGATGATCTTGAATATTCCTGACCAAAAGAATGAGGGAATTGAAGCAGATATTCCTTGTGAACAG GCTGTGGGCGGACCAAGAAGGCAAATggagaaaaagagaaatacaGCAGAGAAAAATGTGAGCTTGAGTGTCCTCCAGCAATACTTCTCTGGAAGTCTTAAAGATGCTGCAAAAAGCATTGGAG tGTGTCCTACTACACTGAAAAGGATCTGTAGGCAGCATGGAATATCAAGATGGCCATCTCGTAAGATAAATAAGGTAAATCGTTCGTTAAGGAAAATACAGTCTGTGCTTGATTCTGTGAAGGGGGTGGAAGGAGGTTTGAAGTTTGACCCAACTACTGGGGAGTTTATGGCAACAGCCTCTGTAATCCAAGATTTTGATACACAAAAAAATCTGCTCTTCCCTGAGAAGATCCAATCAATGCGGAACCCAGAGCTGATTACCCAGCATGCAGTTCAAGCCACTACAGTGCCTTTTACTGAGGGTGAGGATTTCGTAATTAAGCTGGAAGAAGACGAGTATTGTGTGGGTGGAAACATCCCGATTCAAAATTCTTGTGAGATGGAATCCAAGAAGCTTAATACTCCCATACTTAATTCTAATGGAAGCTCTATGCCAATTTCAATTGATACTGGATCAAATCAACCATGTACCTTTGTCACCAGGCTTCAGAATTGTCCTGAAAATGCTTCCCTTCCTTCTTATATTGTAAAAGGAGTAAAGCAACTGAGTCAAAACAAGTACAGTATGAAATTAGAGAATTCTGATTGGCACTTTGCATCCCGCAGCTCAAGTTCCATGGCTGCTGCTGATGAGATGGATGCAGGAGGGGATGATGACGATGGGATTCTTGAACATAACCAACCTACTTCTTCAAGCATGACTGACTCATCAAATGGTTCTGGTTCAATGGTGAACGACTGCTCATCGGGGTCTCAGGGCTTCGATGAGCATAAGCATCCTAAAGGCAAAAGAAACTGTGTTGATGGTGAATCTAAAATTACAGTGAAAGCTACTTATAAAGAAGATACAATCAGGTTCAAGTTTGAGCCTTCTGCAGGGTGTTTCCAACTGTATGAGGAAGTCGCACGGCGGTTCAAGTTGCAAAATGGGACATTTCAACTCAAGTATTTAGATGATGAAGAGGAATGGGTGATGTTGGTGAGTGAATCGGATCTGCAGGAGTGTCTTGAGATATTAGACGATATTGGAACGCGTACTGTGAAGTTCCAAGTTCGCGACAAGCCTTGTGGCCTGAGCAGTTCTGGCAGTAGCAATTGTTTTTTGACAGGAAGTTCATAA